A portion of the Suricata suricatta isolate VVHF042 chromosome 11, meerkat_22Aug2017_6uvM2_HiC, whole genome shotgun sequence genome contains these proteins:
- the C11H11orf94 gene encoding uncharacterized protein C11orf94 homolog: protein MAGGGGPGHWQRFRWPAGGRGRQGQGPEEETVLAMLGPLYPRAGPSLLFLCLVLAAALLHPQPPRPQQSVPEEFSGPLELAQPFSGLMDDYGVRPKHPWPRRPRPLLSQAQQRKRDGPDMAEYYYNAHL, encoded by the exons ATGGCCGGTGGAG GTGGCCCCGGGCACTGGCAGCGGTTCCGTTGGCCtgccggggggaggggcaggcagggtcaGGGACCGGAGGAGGAGACAGTTCTGGCCATGCTGGGGCCTCTGTATCCCAGGGCTGGGCCGAGCCTcctgttcctctgccttgtcctGGCAGCTGCGCTCCTGCACCCCCAGCCACCGAG GCCTCAGCAATCTGTTCCTGAAGAATTTTCAGGCCCTCTGGAACTCGCACAGCCATTTTCTGGCCTGATGGATG ACTATGGGGTTCGGCCCAAGCACCCCTGGCCACGAAGGCCTCGACCCCTGCTCTCCCAGGCCCAGCAGCGCAAGCGCGACGGGCCAGACATGGCGGAGTATTACTACAACGCACACTTGTGA